From one Lotus japonicus ecotype B-129 chromosome 3, LjGifu_v1.2 genomic stretch:
- the LOC130746129 gene encoding cytochrome P450 86A8-like has protein sequence METCTAILLLTAITVYLLWFTFISRSLRGPRVWPLLGSLPGLIENCDRMHDWICDNLRACGGTYQTCICAIPFLAKKQGLVTVTCDPRNLEHILKTRFDNYPKGPTWHAVFHDLLGDGIFNSDGDTWLFQRKTAALEFTTRTLRQAMARWVSRAIKDRLCKVLKQAELKAEAVDLQDLMLRLTFDNICGLAFGRDPQTCAQGLPENEFATAFDRATEATLQRFILPEVLWKMKKWLRLGLEVSLSRSLGHVDEHLSSVIEKRKLELLNQQKDGTHHDDLLTRFMRKKECYSDEFLQHVALNFILAGRDTSSVALSWFFWLVTQNPRVEEKILREISTVLVETRGDDLEKWVDEPLVFEEVDRLVYLKAALSETLRLYPSVPEDSKHVVADDVLPDGTFVPAGSSVTYSIYSAGRMRSTWGEDCMEFRPERWLSLDGTKFVQHDPFKFVAFNAGPRICLGKDLAYLQMKSIASAVLLNHRLEVVPGHQVEQKMSLTLFMKNGLKVNVHRRDLKGVLASIQKEKEREGEVQVKDSR, from the coding sequence ATGGAAACTTGTACGGCTATACTACTTTTAACGGCGATTACGGTTTACCTGCTATGGTTCACGTTCATCTCACGGTCACTGAGAGGTCCACGTGTCTGGCCCTTATTGGGCAGCCTCCCGGGTCTCATCGAGAATTGTGACCGCATGCATGACTGGATCTGCGATAACCTCCGCGCGTGCGGCGGCACGTACCAAACCTGCATCTGCGCCATCCCCTTTCTGGCGAAGAAGCAAGGTCTCGTGACTGTCACGTGCGACCCGAGGAATCTGGAGCACATTCTCAAGACCCGGTTCGATAACTACCCGAAGGGTCCCACATGGCACGCGGTGTTTCACGATCTTCTCGGCGACGGGATCTTCAACTCCGACGGGGATACGTGGTTGTTTCAGCGCAAAACCGCCGCGCTGGAATTTACCACGAGGACGCTGCGCCAAGCCATGGCTCGCTGGGTGAGCCGAGCCATTAAGGATCGGCTCTGCAAGGTGCTGAAACAAGCCGAGCTGAAAGCGGAGGCGGTGGATCTGCAGGATCTGATGCTGAGGCTCACGTTTGACAACATTTGTGGACTGGCCTTTGGGAGGGACCCGCAGACGTGCGCTCAGGGGCTGCCGGAGAATGAGTTCGCCACCGCGTTCGACCGCGCCACCGAGGCGACGCTGCAGCGGTTTATATTGCCGGAGGTGTtgtggaagatgaagaaatggCTTCGGCTTGGATTGGAAGTTAGCTTGAGCCGGAGCCTTGGCCACGTGGACGAGCatttgtcgagtgtgattgagAAGAGGAAATTGGAGTTGCTGAATCAGCAGAAGGATGGGACCCACCATGATGACTTGCTGACTAGGTTTATGAGGAAAAAAGAGTGTTACTCGGATGAGTTTCTGCAACACGTGGCGCTGAATTTCATCCTAGCTGGACGTGACACGTCGTCGGTTGCGCTGAGCTGGTTTTTCTGGCTGGTGACTCAGAATCCGAGGGTGGAGGAGAAGATCCTACGTGAGATCTCGACCGTCCTGGTGGAGACACGTGGTGATGATTTGGAAAAATGGGTTGACGAGCCGTTGGTGTTTGAGGAGGTTGACCGCTTGGTTTACCTCAAGGCTGCCTTGTCCGAGACGCTAAGGTTGTATCCTTCCGTGCCCGAGGATTCGAAGCATGTGGTGGCCGACGATGTGTTGCCGGACGGGACATTTGTCCCGGCCGGATCGTCGGTGACATATTCGATATACTCGGCCGGGAGGATGAGGTCAACATGGGGTGAGGATTGCATGGAGTTTCGACCAGAGAGGTGGTTGTCATTGGATGGGACAAAATTTGTCCAGCATGATCCTTTCAAGTTTGTTGCTTTCAATGCTGGTCCTAGGATATGCTTGGGGAAGGATTTGGCTTATTTGCAGATGAAGTCCATTGCCTCCGCGGTGCTCCTCAACCACCGGCTTGAAGTGGTACCTGGCCACCAGGTGGAGCAGAAGATGTCACTCACGTTGTTCATGAAAAATGGGCTCAAGGTCAATGTGCACCGCAGGGATTTGAAGGGAGTTTTGGCAAGTatacagaaagaaaaagaaagagaaggagaagtTCAGGTGAAAGATTCCAGATAG